In the genome of Coregonus clupeaformis isolate EN_2021a chromosome 11, ASM2061545v1, whole genome shotgun sequence, one region contains:
- the LOC121576937 gene encoding cytochrome P450 2F2, with amino-acid sequence MLGSFVLLWICICLLLFFFLKFNRPQNFPPGPQPIPIFGNLLHLSLGNPMKDLEKLAKRYGNVFSLYIGGRPAVILNGLEAMKEALVTRAADFAGRPQDLMVNHITEGKGVILMDYGSSWKEHRRFALMTLKNFGLGKQSMEERILGEISHIIAPLAKSVGKSMNPQVLFHNAASNIICLVLFGSRYDYNDEFLKTFVKLYTEIAKITNGPWAMLYDTVPMLRHLPLPFQKAFQNVICCKQMSLGLVTQHKETRIPGEPRDFIDCYLDELEKRGDDGSSFSEAQLIMYILDLHFAGTDTTSNTLLTAFLYLMTHPEIQERCQQEIDTVLEGKEHASFEDRHRMPYTQAVTHESQRIASTVPLSVFHSTTRHTEVMGYSIPKGTLIIPNLTSVLSEEGQWKYPHEFNPLNFLNEQGEFKKPEAFMPFSAGPRMCLGEGLARMELFLIMVTLLRHFKFVWPEDAGEPDYTPVFGVTLSPKPYRLGVRLRGN; translated from the exons ATGTTGGGCTCGTTCGTTCTGCTGTGGATATGTATCTGTCTCCTCTTATTCTTCTTCCTGAAGTTTAATAGACCCCAAAACTTTCCTCCTGGTCCACAACCCATTCCAATATTTGGGAATCTGCTGCATCTGAGCTTGGGGAATCCTATGAAAGACCTGGAGAAG TTGGCAAAGCGCTATGGGAATGTTTTCAGTCTTTATATTGGTGGAAGGCCAGCTGTGATTCTCAATGGGCTTGAAGCTATGAAGGAGGCCCTGGTTACCAGGGCTGCAGATTTTGCAGGAAGACCCCAAGACCTTATGGTCAACCACATCACAGAAGGAAAAG GTGTCATTCTTATGGACTATGGCTCCAGCTGGAAAGAGCATCGTCGCTTCGCCCTGATGACCCTGAAAAACTTTGGTCTGGGGAAGCAGTCCATGGAGGAGAGGATTCTGGGGGAGATATCGCACATCATTGCACCCTTGGCGAAAAGCGTTG GAAAATCCATGAACCCTCAGGTTCTCTTCCACAATGCTGCATCCAATATCATCTGCCTTGTCCTCTTTGGGTCACGTTATGACTATAACGATGAGTTTCTTAAGACCTTCGTGAAGCTCTACACTGAGATTGCAAAGATCACCAATGGACCCTGGGCTATG CTTTATGACACAGTGCCCATGCTCCGACACCTTCCCTTGCCATTCCAGAAGGCCTTTCAAAATGTAATTTGTTGCAAACAGATGTCTCTTGGACTAGTCACTCAGCATAAGGAAACCAGGATTCCTGGGGAGCCAAGGGACTTCATTGACTGCTACCTGGATGAACTAGAAAAA AGAGGAGATGATGGATCTTCTTTTTCAGAGGCCCAACTCATAATGTACATCCTGGACTTGCACTTTGCTGGAACAGACACCACCTCCAACACACTGCTCACTGCTTTTCTATACCTCATGACCCACCCAGAGATTCAGG AGAGATGTCAGCAGGAAATTGACACAGTTCTGGAGGGGAAAGAACACGCATCTTTTGAGGACAGACACAGGATGCCTTACACTCAGGCAGTTACCCACGAGAGTCAGCGCATCGCCAGTACTGTCCCCCTCAGTGTGTTTCATAGCACCACCAGACACACTGAGGTGATGGGCTACAGTATCCCAAAG GGAACTTTGATCATTCCAAACCTCACCTCTGTGCTGTCTGAAGAGGGTCAGTGGAAGTACCCCCATGAGTTCAACCCCTTAAACTTCCTGAACGAGCAGGGCGAGTTTAAGAAGCCTGAGGCCTTTATGCCGTTCTCTGCAG ggCCTAGAATGTGTCTTGGAGAAGGACTCGCTCGCATGGAGCTCTTCCTGATCATGGTAACTCTGCTGCGACACTTCAAGTTTGTCTGGCCTGAGGATGCAGGGGAACCTGACTACACCCCTGTGTTTGGTGTAACCCTGTCCCCCAAACCCTACAGACTGGGTGTAAGACTGAGAGGGAACTAG